Sequence from the Candidatus Aenigmatarchaeota archaeon genome:
GTAGTGTTAAATCACTCTTTTTTCTCAATCGTCATAAAGCACTTTCCGCAGTAGTGCCTGATTTTGCCGTCAGCAAGCTTCCTTTTGCCCATAAAGACACCAGGGCCGCATTTTGGGCAGAATTCCCTGCTCCGGACCACTTTTTCGCCTTCCACCTTATAGAAGGAACTCTTCTTTACAAGCTTGTGCTTGGACTTTGACGGGTTCTTCTTCTCTTTCTTTGCCATAATCTA
This genomic interval carries:
- a CDS encoding 30S ribosomal protein S27ae, coding for MAKKEKKNPSKSKHKLVKKSSFYKVEGEKVVRSREFCPKCGPGVFMGKRKLADGKIRHYCGKCFMTIEKKE